The following are encoded in a window of Aerosakkonema funiforme FACHB-1375 genomic DNA:
- a CDS encoding M56 family metallopeptidase, protein MHLFMMLAVAILAWFFRLGRIEPMGNWSDRYSRVLLLFLFPPLLLLTTAVSVVCMGPEGEMVDIGTGWLSYLLASGFLGWVVLKWLKAAIKGWLTVRKVRSYPQLKVEGKICRLLDTPIPYCAQIGFWQPELVVSQGLLEKLDRAHLEAVLAHEKAHCYYRDTFGFFWLGWMGSIAPWLPNTESLWQELLVLRELRADSWAAQLVDPLLLAESLLQVVSYPAMESDSLCATFSSAVRKNRLQQRIDALLGEPVSPRQLSWWSWVLLLTAFLPLIAIPFHS, encoded by the coding sequence ATGCACTTATTTATGATGCTGGCTGTTGCGATCTTGGCATGGTTTTTTAGGTTGGGTCGCATAGAGCCAATGGGGAATTGGAGCGATCGCTATTCGCGAGTGCTGTTATTATTTTTATTTCCGCCTTTGTTACTCCTGACGACAGCTGTTTCTGTGGTTTGTATGGGCCCAGAGGGAGAAATGGTGGATATTGGCACTGGATGGTTAAGCTACTTACTGGCGAGCGGCTTTTTAGGTTGGGTTGTCTTAAAGTGGCTGAAGGCAGCAATTAAAGGATGGCTGACTGTAAGAAAAGTTCGCAGCTATCCGCAACTGAAAGTGGAGGGAAAAATTTGCCGCCTTCTCGATACGCCCATTCCCTATTGTGCCCAAATCGGTTTTTGGCAGCCAGAATTAGTTGTCAGCCAAGGATTGTTGGAAAAGCTCGATCGCGCTCATCTAGAAGCAGTATTGGCCCACGAGAAAGCGCATTGCTATTACCGGGATACGTTCGGGTTTTTCTGGCTGGGGTGGATGGGATCGATCGCTCCCTGGTTGCCGAATACAGAGAGCTTGTGGCAGGAATTATTGGTATTGCGGGAACTTCGGGCTGACAGTTGGGCTGCACAACTTGTAGATCCCCTGCTGTTAGCTGAATCTTTGTTACAAGTAGTAAGCTATCCCGCGATGGAGTCGGATAGTTTATGCGCTACTTTCAGTTCGGCTGTGCGTAAAAATCGCTTGCAACAAAGGATTGATGCCCTGCTAGGAGAACCGGTGTCGCCGCGTCAGTTAAGCTGGTGGTCTTGGGTTTTGTTACTGACTGCATTCTTACCTTTAATAGCTATACCTTTTCATAGTTGA
- a CDS encoding BlaI/MecI/CopY family transcriptional regulator — protein sequence MASLPNYRPKQLSLGPLETEILNIVWELGEATVKDVHDRILADPDRELAYASVTTVLRRLTNKGWLSYEKRGRTFFWQPMLTRGEAQVIKAHDRLQQFLAVGNPDVVAAFADSLDSASIEQLNAIAQRIAEARLAREEGK from the coding sequence ATGGCATCTCTACCAAACTACCGTCCCAAACAACTTTCCCTTGGCCCGTTGGAAACAGAGATCTTAAACATTGTTTGGGAACTCGGTGAAGCGACGGTCAAAGACGTACACGATCGCATTCTGGCAGACCCAGACCGAGAATTAGCTTATGCTTCAGTGACGACAGTGCTGCGTCGCCTCACCAATAAAGGTTGGCTGAGTTACGAGAAGAGAGGGCGTACCTTTTTTTGGCAACCGATGCTAACTCGCGGTGAGGCTCAAGTCATCAAGGCGCACGATCGATTGCAGCAATTTCTGGCAGTGGGAAACCCTGACGTAGTAGCGGCTTTCGCTGATAGCCTGGATTCTGCTAGCATAGAGCAATTAAATGCCATCGCCCAACGTATTGCTGAAGCACGCCTTGCCAGAGAGGAGGGGAAGTAA
- a CDS encoding tyrosinase family protein, which translates to MDENLNETDPMDMTMDMGGSMSNMSEETMQIQTSSSSPVAQADGEGFRQYDELIAALSTPDKKERKSVLDLTQDEKNAYTSAVVRLSNTPVAGTDISVLDFFVMLHVEIMAFARMPRMEGMDMGEGPLAEAGINAAHFAPAFASWHRELLARYEKALQQVSGNPNLTVPYWDFTDPRTLDVLFSPNFLGGNGAGENITYTPTPDQNLFPNLPATVTLVGGPLKDGPFTKANGYSLDPRIHTSLEDSASRGDEVRRYLYNEPWGKNIIPKEDVEGLMALDDPSLFISALEGDIRARVVGDGSIKIDYPYTNGDSFRFFTHNYIHDFIGGTGLTADPGYIVEGTMNLSSSPYDPVFWMLHANIDRLWTEWQADGHNGPDFHSTYNPITPGTPLPYGQNLDDLFWPWDNRENTPRYILAETDKNGNPLERLDINGILNSVYGNEVVRLRDPIDLSSGRFDYTYTSVATRVNPANSITAEMLLNPVYYLKSNADLAAAVNSGTLSSTLAHFSQKGYAEGRNPSAIFDKYVADNPDVAAGIAKGQYKSGFDHFIKRGMIEGRGLARQMAGLDSLYKFLNPDVAQAVKAGLLSSGIEHLFRFGLAENRNPFPIYNAIAENFDYAYYEAKNTDVATAVVQGKFSSSLQHFIESGMFEGRDPSRLFSNKAYGVNNPDVANAVGQGAFDSAFEHFLLFGESEGRPTSAGTAVSYKKGGTKTGTAGDDVLLGSFGNDMLVGGAGDDLLDGCDGNDTLTGGAGMDRFLLSSGMGMKTISDFTVGQDTLQLPTGITFGNLSLYLVTGSSAQNTMITNTTTGEMLATLNGVAPTSITASSFVTV; encoded by the coding sequence ATGGATGAAAACCTAAACGAAACAGATCCGATGGATATGACGATGGACATGGGAGGCTCCATGTCGAATATGTCCGAAGAAACAATGCAAATTCAGACATCCAGCTCAAGCCCAGTGGCGCAGGCAGATGGAGAGGGATTTCGGCAATACGACGAGCTGATCGCGGCACTGAGTACGCCTGATAAAAAAGAACGGAAAAGCGTTCTAGACCTCACTCAAGACGAGAAAAACGCTTACACTAGCGCCGTTGTAAGGTTGAGCAACACACCAGTTGCAGGCACGGACATCAGCGTTCTGGATTTCTTTGTGATGCTCCATGTGGAGATCATGGCCTTTGCCAGAATGCCCAGAATGGAAGGCATGGATATGGGCGAAGGGCCCTTGGCTGAAGCGGGCATTAACGCAGCGCACTTCGCCCCCGCCTTCGCATCTTGGCACCGGGAACTGCTGGCGCGGTATGAAAAAGCGTTGCAGCAAGTTTCGGGAAATCCCAACCTTACCGTACCTTATTGGGATTTCACCGATCCGAGAACGCTGGATGTGTTGTTCTCTCCCAATTTTCTCGGCGGTAACGGCGCAGGTGAAAACATCACCTACACGCCTACTCCCGACCAAAACTTGTTCCCAAATTTACCGGCAACTGTTACTCTCGTCGGCGGCCCACTGAAGGATGGGCCGTTTACCAAGGCAAACGGCTACTCGCTCGACCCCAGAATCCACACTTCTTTGGAAGATAGCGCCAGTCGGGGTGACGAGGTGAGAAGGTATCTCTACAACGAGCCTTGGGGGAAAAATATCATCCCCAAAGAAGACGTGGAAGGTTTGATGGCGCTGGACGATCCGAGTTTATTCATCAGCGCCCTGGAAGGAGACATCAGAGCCAGAGTGGTTGGAGATGGTAGCATTAAAATTGACTACCCCTACACTAACGGCGATAGCTTTCGTTTCTTCACCCACAACTACATCCACGATTTCATCGGCGGTACCGGTCTGACAGCCGATCCGGGCTATATAGTGGAAGGAACGATGAATCTTTCTTCCTCACCCTACGATCCGGTCTTCTGGATGCTCCATGCCAATATCGATCGTCTGTGGACGGAATGGCAGGCAGACGGACATAACGGCCCTGATTTCCACTCTACCTACAACCCAATCACTCCGGGTACACCCCTACCCTACGGCCAAAATCTCGATGATTTGTTCTGGCCGTGGGATAATCGCGAGAATACGCCCCGTTATATCTTGGCTGAGACAGATAAAAACGGCAATCCATTGGAGCGCCTGGACATTAACGGCATCCTTAATAGTGTTTACGGAAACGAAGTTGTCCGCCTCAGAGATCCGATCGATCTGTCGTCCGGTCGTTTCGACTACACCTACACTTCCGTAGCTACAAGGGTAAATCCAGCAAACAGCATAACCGCTGAAATGCTGCTAAACCCGGTTTATTACCTCAAATCAAACGCTGACTTAGCGGCTGCCGTTAACAGCGGTACTCTGAGCAGTACCTTGGCCCACTTCAGCCAAAAAGGTTATGCCGAAGGACGCAACCCCAGTGCGATATTTGACAAGTACGTTGCAGACAACCCGGATGTGGCAGCGGGCATTGCTAAGGGTCAATACAAAAGCGGTTTTGACCACTTCATCAAGCGGGGGATGATAGAGGGTCGGGGACTTGCCCGACAAATGGCTGGGTTGGACTCACTGTATAAATTCCTCAACCCAGATGTCGCCCAAGCTGTTAAAGCAGGACTGTTGAGTAGTGGCATAGAACATTTATTCCGCTTCGGTTTGGCAGAAAATCGCAACCCCTTCCCAATCTACAATGCGATCGCGGAAAACTTTGATTATGCCTACTACGAAGCTAAAAACACAGATGTAGCCACAGCAGTTGTACAAGGCAAATTCAGCAGTTCCCTGCAACATTTTATTGAATCTGGGATGTTTGAAGGACGCGACCCCAGTCGTCTGTTCAGCAACAAAGCTTACGGAGTCAACAATCCGGACGTAGCTAATGCCGTCGGACAAGGTGCGTTTGACAGTGCTTTTGAACACTTTTTACTCTTCGGTGAGTCGGAGGGAAGACCCACTTCCGCAGGCACGGCAGTCAGCTATAAAAAGGGTGGAACGAAAACCGGTACTGCTGGCGATGATGTTCTTCTGGGTAGCTTTGGCAATGATATGCTTGTTGGCGGTGCTGGGGACGATCTGCTCGACGGTTGTGATGGCAATGATACCCTCACTGGCGGTGCAGGTATGGACAGGTTTTTGCTGTCAAGCGGAATGGGTATGAAGACGATCTCTGACTTTACGGTCGGTCAAGACACCCTACAATTACCTACAGGCATAACGTTTGGCAATTTGTCTCTCTACCTGGTAACTGGTAGTTCTGCACAAAATACCATGATTACCAATACTACGACTGGTGAAATGTTGGCAACTCTTAATGGTGTAGCGCCTACTTCTATCACCGCCAGTTCCTTCGTTACAGTTTAA
- a CDS encoding pyridoxal-dependent decarboxylase: MTPEQDYHMSPEEFRQWGYKTIDWIVKYWENIENLPVLSQVEPGDIRAKLPENAPQTGESFEEILQDLDRIIVPGLTNWQSPNFFAFFPGAISGPAILGDLISGGVAIQGMLWITSPACTELETHVLDWLVDMLGLPEQFKSSGTGGGVIHDTASSACLAALVAAREQANADINKLVAYISTQAHSSIEKGIKIAGLRRENVRFIEVDRNYAMKPDVLEQCIAADLKAGLIPCYLAATVGTTSSNAIDPLAALGAIAQKYNIWLHVDAAMCGTAALCPEFRWIHQGMEFADSYCFNPHKWMLTNFDCTCFWVKDRTKLTQALSIVPEYLKNQATESGKVIDYRDWQIPLGRRFRSLKLWFVIRHYGVEGLQHYVRKHVALAQEFAEWVKSHPSFELFVNPPLNLVCFRYKGDDKANQTILDTINASGKVYFTGTKLDGKLILRMAIAQAKTDKANVELAWQLICEVAESLAVTV; the protein is encoded by the coding sequence ATGACACCAGAGCAAGATTACCATATGTCTCCAGAAGAATTTCGTCAATGGGGATATAAAACGATCGACTGGATAGTTAAATACTGGGAAAACATCGAGAACCTGCCCGTTCTTTCTCAAGTCGAACCGGGAGATATAAGAGCGAAGTTACCAGAAAATGCACCGCAAACAGGAGAATCGTTCGAGGAAATTTTGCAAGACCTCGATCGCATTATCGTGCCGGGATTAACAAATTGGCAATCGCCCAACTTCTTCGCCTTCTTCCCAGGTGCCATTTCTGGGCCTGCAATTTTAGGAGATCTAATCAGTGGTGGAGTAGCAATCCAAGGAATGTTGTGGATCACTTCACCTGCCTGTACTGAATTAGAAACCCACGTACTAGACTGGCTGGTGGATATGCTAGGGCTACCGGAACAGTTTAAATCCTCCGGTACTGGCGGAGGAGTAATTCACGATACAGCCAGCAGCGCTTGTTTGGCAGCTTTGGTAGCAGCCAGAGAACAAGCCAACGCAGATATTAACAAATTAGTGGCCTACATTTCCACTCAGGCGCACTCATCAATCGAAAAAGGCATCAAAATTGCCGGCTTGCGCCGAGAAAACGTCCGCTTTATCGAAGTCGATCGCAACTATGCCATGAAACCGGATGTGCTGGAACAGTGCATCGCAGCGGATCTCAAAGCTGGGTTAATTCCCTGCTATTTGGCAGCTACCGTAGGGACAACATCGTCGAACGCGATCGATCCTCTGGCGGCATTGGGAGCGATCGCGCAAAAATACAATATCTGGCTTCACGTTGACGCCGCAATGTGCGGTACAGCCGCCTTATGTCCCGAATTCCGGTGGATTCATCAAGGTATGGAGTTTGCCGATAGCTATTGCTTTAACCCCCATAAGTGGATGTTGACTAACTTTGACTGCACCTGCTTCTGGGTAAAGGATAGAACAAAGCTGACTCAGGCACTCTCGATCGTACCCGAATACCTGAAAAATCAAGCTACCGAATCCGGTAAAGTCATCGACTATCGAGATTGGCAAATTCCTCTCGGACGCCGTTTTAGAAGTCTCAAACTTTGGTTTGTGATTCGACATTACGGCGTGGAAGGTTTGCAACACTACGTCCGCAAGCACGTCGCTTTGGCACAAGAATTTGCTGAATGGGTAAAATCTCACCCTAGTTTTGAGCTATTTGTGAATCCCCCCCTCAACTTAGTATGTTTTCGGTATAAAGGCGACGACAAGGCAAATCAGACCATCCTCGATACCATCAATGCTTCCGGAAAAGTCTACTTCACCGGCACCAAGCTCGACGGGAAATTAATTTTACGAATGGCGATCGCACAAGCCAAAACAGATAAAGCTAACGTTGAGCTAGCTTGGCAATTAATTTGCGAAGTAGCCGAGTCGTTAGCAGTCACAGTTTAA
- a CDS encoding phthiocerol/phthiodiolone dimycocerosyl transferase family protein, with amino-acid sequence MELIQGDRNSVYRLLGAEEQMLWLGDIAHPMHFAMTAQIEGKFSIEQLKQALALVQQQHPLLRVRIALDEAGQPCFVEADTSIPVRVVQRQGEQHWQREVERELSIPFVFWEAPLVRVVLLHSTDVSELILTCYHPISDGMSAAYLIRDILQAIAIPETNTNSLPLPASLEDLVPRRTDENRLPLQPTANTRIRKQAELTQRSQLHTQNSDFRDCLYSGSLSKETTTLLISRCRHEQTTVHGAICAAFLLALIRQNSSAQPQILKCFSAINIRRYLIPPVGEDVGLYVSAELTSHTLTADARLWDVARSLKQQLNRGMASDTIFRGIPQVEVWMSENPSPSQVLEGMLEEYGCDLLVANLGRLTLAQKFGDLELQAIYGPATITGMEKKAMLAVATLGDRLFFVLVCPDSLTTLGTAENLKKDAIQLLNAAIETQGEGLDRTLP; translated from the coding sequence ATGGAACTTATCCAGGGAGATCGTAATTCTGTATATCGGCTTCTGGGAGCGGAAGAACAGATGCTTTGGTTAGGCGACATAGCTCACCCAATGCACTTTGCTATGACAGCACAAATCGAAGGAAAATTTAGCATTGAGCAATTGAAGCAAGCACTTGCACTGGTGCAACAGCAACATCCATTACTGCGAGTGCGTATTGCGCTTGATGAAGCAGGACAACCCTGTTTTGTAGAAGCAGATACCAGTATTCCAGTTCGAGTTGTACAGCGACAGGGAGAGCAACATTGGCAACGAGAAGTCGAACGAGAACTCTCCATACCCTTTGTGTTTTGGGAAGCTCCTCTAGTGCGCGTAGTATTGCTGCACTCAACGGATGTTTCGGAATTGATTTTAACTTGCTATCACCCGATATCAGATGGGATGTCCGCCGCCTACTTGATTCGAGATATTTTACAGGCGATCGCCATACCTGAAACTAACACAAATTCTTTGCCATTACCTGCTTCACTGGAAGACTTGGTTCCACGCAGAACTGACGAAAATCGTCTTCCTTTACAGCCGACAGCCAATACCCGGATTAGGAAGCAAGCAGAATTAACTCAACGCTCACAACTCCACACTCAAAATTCTGATTTCCGTGATTGCTTATACTCCGGTTCGCTTTCAAAAGAAACAACGACTCTACTTATTTCCCGTTGTCGCCATGAGCAAACAACTGTTCATGGTGCTATTTGTGCGGCTTTCCTGCTAGCACTCATACGCCAAAACAGTTCCGCACAACCGCAAATTCTCAAATGTTTTTCAGCCATTAACATTCGGCGATACCTAATACCTCCAGTTGGAGAAGATGTCGGTCTGTACGTTTCCGCAGAATTGACTTCCCACACATTAACCGCCGATGCGCGGCTGTGGGATGTTGCGAGGTCTTTGAAACAGCAACTCAATCGGGGAATGGCATCTGACACCATCTTTCGGGGAATACCTCAAGTTGAGGTATGGATGTCTGAAAATCCCAGTCCCAGTCAAGTGCTGGAAGGAATGTTAGAAGAGTATGGCTGCGATCTGCTGGTGGCTAATTTGGGGCGCTTAACCTTGGCTCAAAAGTTCGGCGATCTGGAGCTGCAAGCAATCTATGGCCCCGCGACGATAACGGGTATGGAAAAGAAAGCGATGTTGGCAGTTGCTACTTTGGGAGATCGGCTATTTTTTGTTTTGGTTTGTCCGGATTCCCTCACCACATTAGGAACGGCTGAAAATCTTAAGAAAGATGCGATCCAGCTACTTAATGCGGCGATCGAAACGCAGGGGGAGGGCCTCGATCGCACCCTCCCATAA
- a CDS encoding methyltransferase — protein MTTILDPRTKSPLIAFLELNSRYWVNHALNAAAKLGIADVMSYEAKSVDEIAQASQTHASSLYRLLRTLASVGVFAEVEPHRFALTPMAEYLRSDNPQSLRHQLMMHCAQWHLQFTKELINSIKDGQPAVTHAYQINTLYEYFDRDGEAGELFNQAMVGLTRNFHIPLVKAYDFSGYSKVVDLAGGQGALISEILKANPHLQGVLFDLPQAVDQAADFLAEQGVADRCERVGGDMFKSIPTGADLYTISYSIIDCSDESAIALLSSIRQGMADNAKLLVIDSIAPTGDEYHWVKWLDLDVLSIGKGGARTESEFRELFRKGGFELVRIINAGTPVSAMELIPIG, from the coding sequence ATGACAACAATTCTAGATCCGCGCACTAAATCACCGCTAATTGCTTTTCTGGAACTTAATAGTAGATACTGGGTTAACCATGCACTCAATGCTGCTGCTAAGTTGGGTATTGCTGATGTGATGAGCTATGAAGCTAAGAGTGTTGATGAAATCGCGCAAGCTTCCCAAACGCACGCTTCCTCGCTGTACCGATTGCTTCGCACTTTGGCTAGTGTGGGTGTGTTTGCGGAAGTTGAACCCCATCGCTTTGCACTTACCCCGATGGCGGAATATCTCCGGAGCGACAATCCCCAATCTCTACGCCATCAGTTGATGATGCACTGCGCTCAGTGGCATTTGCAATTCACGAAAGAATTGATCAATTCTATTAAAGACGGCCAACCTGCGGTAACCCACGCTTATCAGATTAACACTTTGTATGAATACTTCGATCGCGATGGGGAAGCGGGAGAATTGTTCAATCAAGCAATGGTCGGTCTGACGCGGAACTTTCACATCCCATTAGTGAAAGCTTATGATTTCTCTGGGTACAGTAAGGTAGTAGATTTAGCTGGCGGTCAAGGAGCTTTGATTTCAGAAATTCTCAAAGCCAATCCGCACTTGCAAGGTGTTTTGTTCGATTTACCGCAAGCTGTGGATCAAGCCGCAGATTTCCTCGCCGAACAGGGAGTAGCCGATCGCTGCGAGCGAGTAGGTGGAGATATGTTTAAATCTATACCTACAGGTGCAGATCTGTACACGATTTCTTACAGTATTATCGATTGCAGCGATGAAAGTGCGATCGCGCTTCTGAGTAGCATTCGCCAGGGAATGGCTGACAATGCTAAGTTACTGGTAATCGATTCGATCGCACCCACAGGAGATGAATATCACTGGGTCAAATGGTTAGATTTAGATGTGCTATCTATTGGCAAAGGTGGCGCACGCACCGAGTCAGAATTTAGGGAACTCTTCCGCAAAGGAGGTTTTGAATTAGTGCGGATTATCAATGCAGGAACTCCCGTTAGCGCGATGGAATTAATTCCGATCGGCTAA
- a CDS encoding methyltransferase encodes MSETQNLQDTSAMTAFVELASGLWINQALSVAARLGVADFLKDGAKTTDELAQATETYAPSLYRLLRSLASVGVFTEVEPRRFALTPMGEYLREDNPFSLRYQAIMHCSDCNWPVKGEMYQTIKDGTPAIKAVFQVDNYFEYMEQHPEEGELFGKAVVGILRNFCLPLLKEYDFSGFTKVVGQAGPETVSIPWILNNNPQMQGVLFGPPPLVADAAGYAQSEGVGERCETIEGDPLDVFPSGGDLYSVSYTLIETPDESCVKMLQNIRRAMKDNGKVIVVDSLILPGEQYIWNKWLDVEEMTLGIGKVRTEEEFKLLFEAADFKLTRIITKEGETPAVLMELVPV; translated from the coding sequence ATGAGTGAAACCCAAAACCTTCAAGATACTTCAGCAATGACAGCTTTTGTAGAGCTTGCTAGCGGACTGTGGATCAATCAAGCGCTCAGTGTTGCTGCCAGACTGGGTGTGGCTGACTTTCTCAAAGATGGAGCCAAAACTACTGACGAACTTGCACAAGCTACCGAAACTTATGCGCCCTCGCTGTACCGATTGCTGCGCTCTCTCGCCAGTGTCGGTGTCTTTACTGAAGTTGAACCGCGCCGATTTGCGCTCACTCCTATGGGTGAATATCTGCGTGAGGATAATCCCTTTTCCTTACGCTATCAAGCAATCATGCACTGTAGCGATTGTAACTGGCCTGTGAAGGGTGAGATGTACCAAACTATCAAAGATGGTACTCCCGCAATCAAAGCAGTTTTCCAAGTAGATAATTACTTCGAGTACATGGAGCAGCATCCCGAAGAGGGTGAGCTTTTTGGTAAGGCAGTAGTGGGAATTTTGAGAAACTTTTGCTTACCATTGCTGAAAGAATACGACTTTTCTGGCTTCACTAAAGTTGTGGGTCAAGCTGGGCCCGAAACTGTATCGATTCCTTGGATACTGAACAATAACCCGCAAATGCAAGGCGTTCTTTTTGGCCCGCCGCCGCTTGTCGCGGATGCAGCTGGCTACGCACAGAGCGAGGGTGTAGGGGAGCGATGCGAAACTATTGAGGGAGACCCTCTGGATGTTTTCCCCAGCGGCGGTGACCTCTACAGCGTCTCTTACACTCTGATTGAAACGCCGGATGAAAGCTGTGTGAAGATGTTGCAAAATATCCGCCGAGCGATGAAGGATAACGGTAAAGTAATAGTTGTGGATTCATTGATTCTTCCGGGCGAGCAATACATTTGGAACAAATGGTTAGATGTGGAAGAAATGACGTTAGGAATCGGCAAAGTACGTACCGAAGAAGAATTCAAACTACTCTTTGAAGCGGCTGATTTTAAATTGACTCGCATCATCACTAAAGAAGGGGAAACTCCTGCGGTGCTGATGGAATTAGTTCCCGTATAA
- a CDS encoding methyltransferase, whose amino-acid sequence MNKPPTKSPMIAFVELASKYWISQALNVAAKLGIADFLTQEAKTVDELAQATNSHASSLYRLLRCLASVGVFTEVEPYRFGLTPIAEYLRSDNPYSLRDQPIMHCEDWHWRTTGTMFDAVKTGKPAINHLFQVNSYWEYLVQHPESQALFDRVMLASARNFYSPFVKTYDFSNCIKLVDVAGGRGSLLASILKINPHMKGILFDMPQTVEEAGQFLEKEGVLDRCERIGGNMFESVPKGGDIYTISYIFIDWDDESIIKVLKNIRNAIAENGKLLVLDAVVPPGDEYSWIKWVDLEEMTLSYGGPRTESEFTKVFQAGGFTLSRILTMDTPCSVMELIPA is encoded by the coding sequence ATGAATAAACCCCCAACGAAATCACCAATGATTGCCTTTGTCGAACTGGCAAGTAAATATTGGATATCCCAAGCATTAAATGTAGCTGCCAAACTAGGTATTGCCGATTTCTTGACCCAAGAAGCCAAGACCGTTGATGAATTGGCGCAAGCTACCAACAGTCACGCCTCCTCACTATACCGATTGCTTCGCTGTCTCGCCAGTGTCGGCGTCTTTACCGAAGTTGAACCATATCGATTTGGGCTTACCCCCATCGCTGAATATCTTCGCAGCGATAATCCTTACTCGTTACGCGATCAACCGATAATGCACTGCGAAGACTGGCATTGGCGAACTACAGGGACGATGTTTGATGCGGTCAAAACAGGTAAACCTGCCATAAATCACCTTTTTCAAGTTAATAGTTATTGGGAATATTTAGTCCAGCATCCTGAGTCTCAAGCACTATTCGATCGAGTGATGCTAGCTTCGGCGAGAAACTTTTATTCACCCTTTGTCAAAACATACGATTTTTCCAATTGCATCAAACTGGTAGATGTCGCTGGTGGCAGAGGTTCTCTGTTAGCATCGATTTTAAAAATTAACCCCCATATGAAAGGTATTCTCTTCGATATGCCGCAAACTGTGGAGGAAGCAGGACAGTTTCTAGAGAAGGAAGGAGTACTCGATCGCTGTGAAAGAATCGGCGGAAATATGTTTGAATCCGTGCCGAAAGGTGGAGATATTTATACTATATCTTACATTTTCATAGATTGGGATGATGAAAGTATAATTAAAGTGCTTAAAAATATCCGCAATGCCATAGCTGAAAACGGTAAACTGCTCGTACTCGATGCTGTTGTTCCTCCCGGCGATGAATATAGTTGGATCAAATGGGTCGATTTGGAAGAGATGACCCTGAGCTATGGAGGGCCGCGCACAGAGTCAGAATTTACAAAAGTATTTCAAGCGGGAGGATTTACACTGTCGCGCATATTGACAATGGATACTCCTTGTAGCGTAATGGAGCTGATTCCTGCCTAA